The following proteins come from a genomic window of Candidatus Palauibacter polyketidifaciens:
- a CDS encoding ferrous iron transporter B — translation MPPVATPARADHGAGTDAPASGPPVVALIGPPNSGKTTLFNRLTGLRQRVANYPGVTVEKHVGRARFASGLDLDIVDLPGVSGFSARSPDERVTRDVLEGRIEGLRAPEAIVLIVDAVRLETQLMLVGPVLERERPTLLVLNMADELEAGDGTLDDEALAAAFGVEAVRTDARTGRGVEAVAHFLDRVAMRAATPATGAKPGSGSGARTGRAGLPTMDALSRRREVVQDALASAKYRSAGPPKLTQRLDALFLHRIAGPAVFLVLAALVFQAIFTWATPIMDGVEIGIASSGEWLAARLPASWFRDLLIDGVWAGVGSVLVFLPQILILFLFLGILEDSGYMARAAVIADRTMLRVGLQGRAFLPLLSAYACAVPAILSARTVEDERDRMATMFIAPFMTCSARLPVYALLIAAFIPEQPLLGPFFGTRAATMLGLYALGLVAAIGTAFLLRRTFLRGKPAGFVMELPPYRIPALRTVALRLLDRSKIFLRRVGKIILAVTVVLWVLAQFPRVDGAPPPVDESALGQMGQVIEPAIEPLGFDWRIGVGLVSSLAAREVIVGTLGTIYGIEDGDETSLELRAALQRDLDFGGAIALLVFFVFALQCMSTVAMMRRETAGWKWPLAQFGYMLALAYAGALAANQLL, via the coding sequence ATGCCCCCAGTCGCGACCCCAGCGCGCGCGGATCACGGTGCCGGTACGGACGCGCCCGCTTCCGGTCCGCCCGTCGTGGCCCTCATCGGTCCGCCGAACTCGGGCAAGACGACGCTCTTCAATCGTCTGACCGGACTGCGGCAGAGGGTCGCGAACTATCCGGGCGTCACGGTCGAGAAACACGTGGGCCGGGCGCGCTTCGCCTCGGGTCTCGATCTGGACATCGTCGACCTGCCGGGGGTGAGCGGTTTCTCGGCCCGCTCCCCCGATGAGCGCGTCACGCGCGACGTGCTGGAAGGCCGGATCGAAGGCCTGCGGGCGCCCGAGGCCATCGTGCTCATCGTCGACGCGGTCCGGCTCGAGACGCAACTCATGCTCGTGGGTCCCGTGCTTGAGCGGGAACGCCCGACGCTCCTCGTCCTCAACATGGCGGACGAACTCGAGGCGGGGGACGGCACACTGGACGACGAGGCGCTCGCTGCCGCGTTCGGCGTGGAAGCGGTCCGGACGGACGCACGCACGGGGCGGGGCGTCGAAGCGGTCGCCCACTTCCTGGACCGGGTGGCCATGCGCGCGGCGACGCCCGCGACCGGCGCGAAGCCGGGGTCGGGTTCCGGCGCCCGAACCGGACGAGCCGGGCTGCCGACGATGGACGCGCTCTCCCGCCGCCGCGAGGTGGTCCAGGACGCGCTCGCCTCCGCGAAGTACCGCTCGGCCGGCCCTCCGAAGCTGACGCAGCGTCTCGACGCACTCTTCCTGCACCGGATCGCGGGTCCGGCCGTGTTTCTCGTCCTCGCCGCGCTCGTGTTCCAGGCCATCTTCACATGGGCCACGCCGATCATGGACGGGGTCGAAATCGGCATCGCCTCCTCCGGCGAATGGCTTGCCGCACGGCTCCCGGCGAGCTGGTTCCGGGATCTCCTCATCGACGGCGTGTGGGCGGGGGTGGGCTCCGTCCTCGTCTTTCTCCCCCAGATCCTCATCCTTTTCCTCTTCCTGGGGATTCTGGAGGACTCCGGCTACATGGCGCGGGCGGCGGTAATCGCCGACCGCACGATGCTGAGGGTCGGACTGCAGGGGCGCGCGTTCCTGCCGCTCCTCTCGGCCTACGCGTGCGCGGTCCCGGCGATCCTCTCCGCGCGCACGGTGGAGGACGAACGCGACCGCATGGCGACGATGTTCATCGCCCCGTTCATGACCTGCTCGGCCCGGCTGCCGGTCTATGCCCTCCTGATCGCGGCGTTCATCCCGGAACAGCCGCTCCTGGGGCCGTTCTTCGGGACGCGGGCGGCAACGATGCTCGGCCTCTACGCGCTCGGCCTCGTCGCCGCCATCGGCACCGCTTTCCTGCTCCGGCGCACGTTCCTGCGGGGGAAGCCCGCCGGCTTCGTGATGGAACTGCCCCCGTACCGGATTCCGGCGCTGCGGACGGTTGCCCTCCGCCTCCTCGACCGCAGCAAGATCTTCCTCCGAAGGGTGGGGAAGATCATCCTCGCCGTGACCGTCGTCCTCTGGGTCCTGGCACAGTTCCCCCGGGTCGACGGCGCCCCGCCACCGGTCGATGAGAGCGCGCTCGGACAGATGGGACAGGTCATCGAACCGGCGATCGAACCGCTCGGGTTCGACTGGAGGATCGGCGTGGGTCTCGTCTCCTCGCTCGCCGCGCGCGAGGTCATCGTCGGCACGCTCGGCACGATCTACGGAATCGAGGACGGCGACGAGACGTCGCTCGAACTGAGGGCCGCCCTGCAGCGCGACCTCGACTTCGGGGGGGCCATCGCCCTTCTCGTCTTCTTCGTGTTTGCCCTTCAGTGCATGTCCACGGTCGCGATGATGCGGAGGGAGACGGCCGGCTGGAAGTGGCCGCTGGCCCAGTTCGGCTACATGCTCGCGCTGGCCTACGCCGGAGCCCTGGCCGCGAACCAACTGCTCTGA
- a CDS encoding FeoA family protein — translation MSRFDGQTNVRDNSGVKNGRSNGSRTSLMDVPLRQAVELERIDAPNDEVEPLLERGILPGCKLRRVRNSPTGDPIISVEGTLLALRRESAAQLFVRKI, via the coding sequence ATGTCGCGCTTCGATGGTCAAACCAACGTGAGGGATAATTCCGGCGTGAAGAACGGAAGATCGAACGGTTCCCGGACGTCGTTGATGGACGTGCCGCTGCGGCAAGCGGTCGAACTTGAGCGCATCGACGCACCGAACGACGAAGTCGAGCCGTTGCTCGAGCGCGGCATCCTGCCGGGCTGCAAGCTGCGCCGCGTTCGCAATTCCCCCACGGGAGACCCGATCATCTCCGTCGAAGGCACCCTCCTGGCGCTGCGCCGCGAATCCGCCGCGCAGCTCTTCGTGCGTAAAATCTAG
- a CDS encoding DinB family protein — protein MSYAEGLAAQLSMSRSLFKKTLETFTEEDSGFGPNPEVFTVAGHVAHAAGTVDWFVDGAFGDGWNMDFEGHLEEARAVTSLAEAIAWVDRAYGRAVEVIGSKSDEELQAPIDDPRIMEGQPRAAIVNGITDHTAHHRGALTVYARLLGKVPVMPYA, from the coding sequence ATGTCCTACGCCGAAGGTCTGGCCGCACAGCTTTCCATGTCCAGGAGTCTGTTCAAGAAGACGCTGGAGACGTTCACGGAGGAGGACTCGGGTTTCGGGCCCAACCCTGAGGTGTTCACCGTGGCCGGCCACGTGGCGCACGCCGCCGGTACGGTCGACTGGTTCGTCGACGGCGCCTTCGGCGACGGCTGGAACATGGACTTCGAAGGACATCTCGAGGAGGCGCGGGCCGTCACTTCGCTGGCCGAAGCGATTGCCTGGGTCGACCGAGCCTACGGTCGGGCGGTCGAGGTCATCGGATCCAAATCGGACGAGGAACTCCAAGCGCCGATCGACGATCCGCGGATCATGGAAGGCCAACCGCGAGCGGCGATCGTGAACGGGATCACGGATCACACGGCACACCACCGTGGCGCGCTCACGGTCTACGCGCGTCTGCTCGGAAAAGTGCCGGTGATGCCCTACGCCTAG
- a CDS encoding FAD-dependent oxidoreductase, producing the protein MGPVVSVPPSTGDRVDVIVVGAGLSGLVAAYELVRAGHDVRVLEARTAAGGRVRTLREPFDDGLLAETGPARIPPDHDRTLGYIDHFGIETSPFYTQDGEYLIVPERGAPYRETPGVFLRGGRGTWLKIPVGTDALPMAFAEALGDRVRYGSPVTRVVRDEAGVVATYETGGGAEELRGGRLICTVPLPVIDRIVFDPTLSAAKRAAFRATSYEDVTRVYVQYAERNWEEDGLNGWGLSFVGGFSEMWHPTWNQPGPRGILMSYMYGDMARTVAAMEPGAIVPDFIDRFDGLFPGSREVAERGTHFAWEHQPWIGAAYAWHDPPFAEHPELASPEGPIHFAGEHASGERGWMQGALQSGLRAAAEIDATVTGERARTTVAISRRRLVRRVAGAPHAPEWLAP; encoded by the coding sequence ATGGGTCCGGTCGTCAGCGTGCCGCCATCAACCGGAGACCGGGTCGACGTGATCGTGGTGGGCGCCGGCCTGTCCGGACTGGTCGCCGCCTACGAGTTGGTCCGGGCAGGGCACGATGTCCGGGTTCTGGAGGCAAGAACCGCAGCGGGCGGTCGGGTACGGACGCTGCGCGAGCCCTTCGACGACGGGCTCCTCGCCGAAACCGGCCCGGCCCGCATCCCGCCCGACCACGATCGAACGCTCGGCTACATCGATCACTTCGGGATCGAGACCTCGCCCTTCTATACGCAGGACGGCGAGTACCTCATCGTTCCCGAGCGGGGGGCCCCCTACCGGGAGACGCCGGGCGTGTTCCTCCGCGGGGGGCGGGGCACCTGGCTCAAGATTCCGGTGGGGACCGACGCCCTGCCCATGGCCTTTGCCGAAGCGCTCGGAGACCGGGTGCGGTACGGCTCACCGGTGACGAGGGTGGTCCGGGACGAGGCCGGCGTCGTGGCGACCTACGAGACCGGCGGCGGCGCGGAGGAACTGAGGGGCGGCCGCCTCATCTGCACTGTTCCCCTCCCCGTCATCGACAGGATCGTCTTCGACCCCACCCTCTCGGCAGCGAAGCGAGCGGCCTTCAGAGCCACGTCCTACGAAGACGTCACCCGGGTCTACGTCCAGTACGCGGAACGGAATTGGGAGGAGGACGGCCTGAACGGATGGGGACTGTCGTTTGTGGGGGGCTTCTCGGAAATGTGGCATCCGACCTGGAATCAGCCGGGGCCTCGGGGCATCCTGATGTCCTACATGTACGGGGACATGGCGCGCACGGTCGCGGCGATGGAGCCCGGCGCCATCGTACCCGATTTCATCGATCGCTTTGATGGCCTGTTCCCCGGCTCCCGCGAGGTCGCGGAGCGCGGAACCCACTTCGCGTGGGAGCATCAGCCCTGGATCGGGGCCGCCTATGCCTGGCACGATCCCCCGTTCGCCGAGCACCCGGAACTGGCATCGCCCGAGGGGCCCATCCACTTCGCCGGCGAGCACGCCTCGGGCGAGCGGGGGTGGATGCAGGGAGCCCTCCAGTCGGGTCTCCGAGCGGCTGCGGAGATCGATGCGACCGTGACGGGGGAACGAGCCCGCACGACCGTGGCGATCTCGCGGCGGCGGCTGGTGCGCCGCGTCGCAGGTGCCCCCCATGCTCCTGAATGGCTGGCGCCCTGA
- a CDS encoding DUF2569 family protein: protein MGPAPNTETAIDGTTPVGVGGWLLVYLGGSIPFLLVHAAGLSGWFLDYALWLLVAIFLVLASPLALILLKSPRAPTWNVVALWVVALVITLRAAAVPFNLETDGTAQRRNPEEWVAAIAILAAIVVGSLAWATIWTAYFRRSLRVRNTFRPQ from the coding sequence ATGGGACCAGCTCCAAACACGGAGACCGCGATCGACGGAACCACGCCGGTCGGCGTGGGAGGCTGGCTACTGGTGTACCTCGGTGGGTCCATCCCCTTCCTGCTCGTCCATGCGGCGGGCCTGTCGGGATGGTTTCTCGACTATGCCCTTTGGCTGCTGGTCGCGATCTTCCTCGTCCTCGCGTCCCCGCTCGCCCTCATCCTCCTGAAGTCGCCACGCGCCCCGACGTGGAACGTCGTCGCGCTGTGGGTCGTCGCTCTCGTGATCACGCTGCGCGCGGCCGCCGTCCCCTTCAATCTCGAGACCGACGGGACGGCGCAGAGGAGGAACCCCGAGGAATGGGTGGCCGCGATCGCGATCCTCGCGGCCATCGTCGTCGGGTCTCTGGCGTGGGCGACGATCTGGACGGCCTATTTCCGGCGGTCGCTGCGCGTACGGAACACGTTCCGTCCGCAGTGA
- a CDS encoding MBL fold metallo-hydrolase has protein sequence MSRIPLLAPAALGAVVAWAGCGGGDAPSDEPAGGAEAGGAGAAAGDAPPQFETTEVADGVYQFRWGGHNGLFVVTSEGGFAFDPISVEAAATYAEEIRRVAPGVELAAIVYSHHHADHSTGAEVLREAFGVDVPIYAHRNADAPLREAANPDLPPPTDTFNETMTLAGGEIELHYLGRNNGDDIAVGFVPAHSLAFAVDFVARDRFGYQDLSGFHFPDQFDAIEGLLEIPFETIVFGHGPSGDRAAVERQLTYYRDLDAAVRAAFEAGLSEDETAETVLMEDYSHWDRYDDWRELNVRGMHRKLLAAGVGEEVGEHEEGGEHDREGREGRGEHDGESGEHGGEGGHDEGDEGEESGEYIERDATWDATRRGARLILSYDPGRDAFVGTVENTTDETLCAVRVEVHLSSGTELGPTQRTNVDPGGTTEVELAAGGEAFERWTAHPEMSRCAG, from the coding sequence ATGTCTCGAATCCCCCTGCTCGCACCCGCCGCGCTCGGCGCCGTGGTCGCGTGGGCTGGCTGCGGCGGGGGAGACGCGCCTTCGGACGAACCCGCGGGGGGCGCGGAGGCCGGGGGCGCCGGGGCCGCGGCCGGCGACGCGCCGCCGCAGTTCGAGACAACGGAGGTCGCCGACGGGGTCTACCAGTTCCGCTGGGGCGGACACAACGGCCTGTTCGTCGTGACCTCGGAGGGAGGCTTCGCCTTCGATCCGATCTCCGTCGAGGCGGCCGCCACCTACGCGGAGGAGATTCGCCGGGTCGCACCGGGCGTCGAACTCGCGGCCATCGTCTACAGCCACCACCACGCAGACCACTCGACGGGCGCCGAGGTGCTGCGAGAAGCGTTCGGGGTCGACGTCCCCATTTACGCGCACCGGAACGCGGACGCACCGCTCAGGGAGGCGGCGAACCCCGATCTTCCCCCACCCACGGACACCTTCAACGAGACGATGACGCTCGCGGGCGGCGAGATCGAACTCCACTACCTCGGCCGCAACAACGGTGACGACATCGCGGTGGGCTTCGTGCCGGCGCACAGCCTCGCCTTCGCGGTGGACTTCGTGGCGCGCGACCGGTTCGGGTACCAGGACCTGTCCGGTTTCCACTTCCCCGACCAGTTCGACGCGATCGAGGGCCTGCTCGAGATCCCGTTCGAGACGATCGTGTTCGGGCACGGGCCGTCTGGAGACCGCGCCGCAGTCGAGCGGCAGCTCACCTACTACCGGGATCTGGACGCCGCCGTGCGGGCCGCTTTCGAGGCGGGGCTGAGCGAAGACGAGACGGCCGAGACCGTCCTCATGGAGGACTACAGTCACTGGGACCGCTACGACGACTGGCGCGAACTCAACGTGCGCGGCATGCACCGGAAGCTCCTGGCCGCCGGCGTGGGCGAGGAAGTGGGTGAGCACGAGGAGGGCGGCGAGCACGACCGCGAGGGTCGCGAAGGCCGGGGCGAGCACGATGGCGAGAGTGGCGAGCACGGCGGCGAAGGCGGGCACGACGAGGGCGACGAAGGCGAGGAGTCGGGCGAGTACATCGAGCGGGACGCGACCTGGGATGCAACGCGACGTGGGGCTCGGCTCATCCTCTCCTACGATCCGGGGCGGGACGCCTTCGTGGGGACCGTCGAGAACACGACCGACGAGACGCTGTGCGCGGTGCGTGTCGAAGTCCACCTCTCCTCGGGAACGGAACTCGGACCCACGCAGCGGACGAACGTTGACCCGGGCGGGACGACCGAGGTCGAGCTGGCGGCCGGCGGAGAGGCCTTCGAGCGCTGGACCGCGCACCCCGAAATGTCGCGCTGCGCAGGGTAG
- a CDS encoding SRPBCC family protein gives MKDRVYTASQWVPSPLDRTFAFFSDAYNLERITPPFVKFRIVTPPPIVMRVGTRIDYRLRLHGIPIRWQSEITHWDPPHGFIDEQRRGPYRKWIHEHRFREEDGGTRVEDHVMYAVPGGVLIDRWFVRPDLLRIFDYRQRVISELL, from the coding sequence TTGAAGGACCGCGTCTACACGGCATCGCAGTGGGTGCCCAGCCCGCTGGACCGGACCTTCGCCTTCTTTTCCGACGCCTACAACCTGGAGCGGATCACACCGCCATTCGTGAAGTTCCGGATCGTGACCCCGCCGCCCATCGTGATGCGCGTGGGAACGCGAATCGATTATCGGCTACGGCTGCACGGAATCCCCATTCGGTGGCAGAGCGAGATCACGCACTGGGATCCGCCACACGGCTTCATCGACGAGCAGCGTCGCGGCCCGTATCGGAAATGGATCCACGAACACCGCTTCCGCGAGGAGGACGGAGGCACGCGCGTCGAGGACCACGTCATGTACGCGGTTCCGGGCGGCGTGCTGATCGACCGATGGTTCGTGCGCCCCGATCTCCTGCGGATCTTCGACTACCGCCAGCGCGTCATCTCGGAATTGCTCTGA
- a CDS encoding prolyl oligopeptidase family serine peptidase, with translation MSIRRFAAPILALATLLVPPSGRLAAQEAYRTPPPDVVDILDASPFPEAVISPSGDRMILAYSESMPGIEDLAAPMLRLAGRRISPVTNGMHAAPPFVRFSVVDLEGGGTRDVTGAEDGLGPPFWSPAGDGFAFTRTTSDGVALWLADPAPGAARPLTNPSLNGARGEPCSWMPDGRALLCHFIPDGRGAPPTPAAIPVGPITQESGGEAAPSWTFQDLLEDAHDEALFDYYLTSQPALVDAATGATQPIGAPAVYESLDPSPGGEYYLSVRTVRPYSYLVPDSRFPREVEVLGGDGAPLRTLATLPLDEGGPEHLGFRRAGLRQFSWRPGVPATLAYVEALDGGNPALDVPHRDRVLTLAAPFDGEGTELVRTEHRLGSGAFGFGYPVLWGEDGETALVYEFDWPTRRSRAWAVQASTPGVQPALLWDRSTDDWYGNPGDPVMKQDGAGKRVVHMDGTSIFLAGPGGSPEGDRPFLDRLDLTDDARQRLFHSGAGSYETVVGLADARAGRIVIRRETSEEPPNYHLVTTANDERTALTSVPDPQPQLAGITKSKIYYERDDGIPLSGELYLPADYEPGQRLPVLVWAYPREFADEDGAGQVRGSAHRFTTISGASHLLLLTQGFAVLNDAAMPIVGGFAANDTYVEQLVANGRAAVDKLVEMGVADRDRVGIAGHSYGAFMTANMLAHSDDFAAGIARSGAFNRSLTPFGFQYERRTFWEAPEVYFRMSAFMHAEKINEPLLLTHGVIDNNSGTFPVQSERMYHAVKGLGGTVRLVMLPHESHGYRARESVLHTVWETFDWMRRHVKERQPGALVP, from the coding sequence ATGTCGATCCGTCGCTTCGCCGCCCCCATCCTTGCACTCGCCACGCTGCTCGTACCGCCATCCGGCCGGTTGGCTGCGCAGGAAGCCTACCGTACGCCACCTCCGGACGTCGTCGACATCCTGGACGCTTCCCCGTTCCCCGAGGCGGTGATCAGTCCGTCGGGTGACCGGATGATCCTCGCATACAGCGAGAGCATGCCCGGGATCGAGGATCTGGCGGCGCCGATGCTGCGGCTGGCCGGACGCAGGATCAGTCCGGTCACCAACGGCATGCACGCCGCGCCACCGTTCGTGCGTTTCTCGGTCGTCGACCTGGAAGGCGGCGGCACGCGCGACGTCACCGGCGCCGAGGACGGCCTGGGACCACCGTTCTGGTCACCCGCCGGCGACGGCTTCGCCTTCACGCGAACGACCTCGGACGGCGTCGCCCTCTGGCTGGCCGACCCGGCACCGGGCGCCGCGCGACCCCTTACGAACCCGTCGCTGAACGGCGCCCGCGGCGAACCCTGCTCCTGGATGCCCGACGGTCGTGCGCTGCTCTGCCACTTCATCCCCGACGGCCGCGGCGCCCCGCCCACCCCGGCGGCGATCCCCGTCGGCCCCATCACGCAGGAATCCGGCGGCGAGGCCGCCCCTTCCTGGACCTTCCAGGACCTGCTGGAAGACGCCCACGACGAGGCGCTCTTCGATTACTACCTCACGTCGCAGCCGGCCCTCGTCGACGCCGCCACCGGAGCCACGCAGCCCATCGGCGCCCCGGCGGTCTACGAATCCCTCGACCCTTCACCCGGCGGCGAGTACTACCTGTCCGTCCGCACGGTTCGCCCCTACTCGTACCTCGTGCCCGACTCCCGCTTCCCCAGGGAGGTGGAAGTCCTCGGCGGCGACGGCGCGCCCCTGCGCACGCTCGCCACGCTCCCGTTGGACGAGGGCGGCCCCGAACACCTGGGCTTTCGCCGCGCCGGTCTCCGCCAGTTCTCCTGGCGCCCCGGCGTGCCCGCGACCCTGGCCTACGTGGAAGCCCTCGACGGCGGCAACCCCGCGCTCGACGTCCCCCACCGCGACCGGGTGCTGACCCTCGCGGCGCCCTTCGACGGAGAGGGCACCGAACTCGTGCGCACCGAGCACCGCCTGGGTTCGGGCGCCTTCGGCTTCGGCTACCCGGTCCTGTGGGGCGAGGACGGCGAGACCGCCCTGGTGTACGAGTTCGACTGGCCGACGCGGAGGTCCCGCGCCTGGGCCGTGCAGGCGTCCACTCCCGGCGTCCAGCCCGCGCTCCTCTGGGACCGCAGCACGGACGACTGGTACGGCAATCCGGGCGACCCGGTCATGAAGCAGGACGGGGCCGGCAAGCGGGTCGTTCACATGGACGGCACGAGCATCTTTCTGGCGGGCCCGGGAGGATCTCCGGAAGGAGACCGGCCCTTCCTGGACCGGCTGGATCTGACGGACGACGCGCGGCAGCGACTCTTCCACTCGGGCGCAGGCAGCTACGAGACCGTGGTCGGTCTGGCGGACGCACGCGCCGGCCGGATCGTCATCCGGCGCGAGACGAGCGAGGAGCCGCCGAACTACCACCTCGTCACGACGGCAAACGACGAGCGCACGGCCCTCACGTCCGTCCCCGACCCCCAGCCCCAGCTCGCGGGGATCACCAAGAGCAAGATCTACTACGAGCGCGACGACGGCATCCCGCTATCGGGCGAGCTGTACCTGCCCGCCGACTACGAGCCCGGCCAGAGGCTCCCGGTCCTGGTATGGGCCTACCCGCGCGAGTTCGCCGACGAGGACGGCGCCGGTCAGGTCAGGGGCTCGGCCCACCGCTTCACGACCATCTCCGGCGCCTCGCACCTCCTGCTGCTCACCCAGGGGTTCGCGGTGCTCAACGACGCCGCGATGCCGATCGTGGGCGGCTTCGCTGCGAACGACACCTACGTGGAACAGCTGGTGGCCAACGGCAGGGCCGCGGTGGACAAGCTCGTCGAGATGGGCGTGGCCGACCGTGACCGGGTCGGGATCGCCGGCCACAGCTACGGAGCCTTCATGACCGCCAACATGCTGGCGCACTCCGACGATTTCGCCGCCGGCATCGCGCGCAGCGGCGCCTTCAACCGGAGCCTCACGCCCTTCGGCTTCCAGTACGAGCGCCGCACCTTCTGGGAGGCGCCGGAGGTCTACTTCCGCATGTCGGCCTTCATGCACGCGGAGAAGATCAACGAACCGCTCCTCCTGACCCACGGCGTCATCGACAACAACTCCGGGACCTTCCCCGTCCAGTCCGAGCGCATGTACCACGCCGTGAAGGGCCTGGGAGGCACCGTCCGCCTGGTGATGCTGCCCCACGAGAGCCACGGCTACCGGGCCCGCGAATCGGTCCTGCACACCGTGTGGGAGACGTTCGACTGGATGCGCCGTCACGTGAAGGAGCGGCAACCCGGCGCCCTGGTCCCCTAA
- a CDS encoding type II toxin-antitoxin system VapC family toxin, producing MNEPAEAVLDASAVLAALLNEPGAVRVERALKRGAAMSSVNVAEVAARLSQDGLSSVTVARVVRGLGVEIIPFDRQAALLSGSYRMRTRRQGLGLGDRACLATASSLGLPVLTADRSWSDLEIDGVTVVQIR from the coding sequence GTGAATGAACCGGCCGAGGCTGTCCTAGACGCCTCGGCCGTCCTGGCGGCCCTGCTGAATGAACCGGGGGCGGTTCGCGTCGAACGCGCGCTCAAGCGAGGAGCCGCCATGTCATCGGTGAACGTGGCCGAGGTCGCGGCACGTCTCTCGCAAGACGGCCTGTCCTCCGTGACGGTGGCGCGCGTCGTCCGGGGATTGGGGGTCGAAATCATTCCCTTCGACCGCCAGGCGGCGCTGCTCAGCGGCTCCTATCGTATGAGGACACGGCGCCAGGGCCTCGGACTGGGTGACCGGGCCTGTCTGGCCACCGCAAGCAGCCTCGGTCTCCCGGTCCTCACCGCCGACCGAAGCTGGTCCGACCTCGAGATCGACGGCGTGACCGTCGTGCAGATCCGGTGA
- a CDS encoding glucose 1-dehydrogenase — translation MITLEGKTAIVTGAAKGIGAACALAFARHGADVVLGDVLEERCADTARRIAKETGRETLAVRADVSEERDCAALLEACTERFGRCDILLNNAGIIAAGSILDAEVEDFDRVLGVNLRGTFLVSRLVARDMVARGVKGSIIHMSSTNAVVTIPNQLAYAASKGGVMQLTKVMAIALAPHDIRVNAIGPGTIVTDILDSVIADEEARRTILSRTPLGRFGDPAEIGTVAVFLASDYASYLTGETIYPDGGRLALNYTVPLREDG, via the coding sequence GTGATCACACTTGAGGGGAAGACCGCCATCGTCACAGGGGCGGCGAAGGGGATCGGCGCCGCGTGCGCGCTCGCCTTCGCCCGTCACGGGGCGGATGTCGTGCTGGGGGACGTGCTGGAGGAGCGCTGCGCGGACACGGCGCGCCGCATCGCGAAGGAGACGGGGCGGGAGACGCTCGCGGTGCGTGCGGACGTGAGCGAGGAGCGCGACTGCGCGGCCCTGCTCGAGGCCTGCACGGAACGCTTCGGCCGCTGCGACATCCTGCTCAACAACGCGGGGATCATCGCGGCGGGCTCGATTCTGGACGCCGAAGTCGAGGACTTCGACCGGGTGCTGGGCGTGAACCTGCGCGGGACCTTCCTCGTCTCCCGTCTCGTGGCGCGGGACATGGTCGCGCGCGGGGTGAAGGGGTCGATCATCCACATGTCGTCGACGAACGCGGTGGTGACGATTCCGAACCAGCTCGCCTACGCGGCCTCCAAGGGCGGGGTCATGCAGCTCACGAAGGTGATGGCCATCGCGCTCGCGCCGCACGACATCCGGGTCAACGCGATCGGGCCGGGGACGATCGTCACCGACATCCTCGACTCGGTGATCGCCGACGAGGAAGCGCGGCGCACGATCCTCTCCCGCACGCCGCTGGGACGGTTCGGGGACCCGGCCGAGATCGGGACGGTGGCCGTCTTCCTCGCGAGCGACTACGCCTCGTACCTCACGGGGGAGACCATCTACCCGGACGGCGGACGGCTGGCGCTGAACTACACGGTTCCATTGCGGGAAGACGGGTGA